The following proteins are encoded in a genomic region of Necator americanus strain Aroian chromosome II, whole genome shotgun sequence:
- a CDS encoding hypothetical protein (NECATOR_CHRII.G5745.T1) produces the protein MGTSKYLNGLKQYIEMCNKSKNFMHFAGAMRPISASEGRVKVEFDVSHAMLNPVGTLHGGCTATLVDIVTTAACMATPKGLPGVSVDLHVTYLAAAKEGETVLVDAEVIRAGNTLAFTKADLIHKATNKIIATGLHTKAFPGAKKKES, from the exons ATGGGCACTTCTAAATACTTAAATGGATTAAAACAGTACATCGAGATGTGCAACAAGTCCAAAAATTTCATGCATTTTGCTGGAGCG ATGCGGCCGATCTCTGCATCTGAAGGTCGTGTGAAGGTGGAGTTTGACGTGTCGCATGCGATGCTAAACCCTGTTGGAACTCTCCATGGTGGTTGCACTGCCACACTTGTTGACATAGTTACTACAGCGGCATGCATGGCGACTCCGAAAGGACTTCCAGGCGTTAGCGTCGACCTGCATGTGAC ATATCTAGCAGCAGCTAAGGAAGGTGAGACGGTCCTAGTCGATGCTGAAGTTATTCGAGCCGGAAATACCTTGGCCTTCACGAAG GCTGATCTCATCCATAAAGCAACCAACAAAATCATCGCGACAGGATTACACACTAAGGCTTTCCCTGGTGCcaaaaagaaggaatcatAG
- a CDS encoding hypothetical protein (NECATOR_CHRII.G5746.T1), with protein MFKKPFTVKKNTNLRNSDTKKLLQRLSSAFGDILPKKAQYAQAKIVTSNGTTLNLYIVDKEPMFFDFDAAGVLFPTIYFTWIGPAVFPMLVVHEQVLHYLENGADLMLQGVIRKELIPLYEFNSGDAVTISILTDGKIMGPIAVGITLMSSREMIANKFEGKGVQILHIFRDLLWEFGSRTAPPVHEIITIFNTEKKPEPTLDEEFPPLGTLCVSEKDVDQTSAILHGIQQSSSVQDTTDIQVADITKEQQLEESTDDLLYRCFLAALKFRLEKLPMDVGQFYSQCLLKCVPATRRLDMKKTKYKKFGVFLEEVNKMEDGPILRIRKEGKGADTIEEVYKSHPALRSFTVTDEIIADEEEETGKSGPKIHEYYSVTDAVLPVLKCRGFAKGQLLEGGEVREIVTDYVKKEELHNGKIVRLNPILAQVTRISDECTDWNTLIQKVQSKMTKTFVLRMPDGRELIRKINMPKIVFKVETRSGNKKVTLINNLAVFGIEPKRFCHQIQIEAATSATTASEAVNCEGPQVTVLGNQVTYLGELLMKEYGIDKKYIEGLDLGIKKKRK; from the exons ATGTTCAAAAAACCATTTACTGTCAAGAAAAACACTAATCTACGGAATTCAGACAC TAAGAAGCTTCTGCAACGCTTATCTTCTGCTTTTGGTGACATATTACCGAAAAAGGCTCAGTACGCTCAGGCAAAGATAGTCACCTCAAATGGGACCACGCTAAATCTATATATTGTGGATAAAGAACCGATGTTCTTCGATTTTGATGCAGCGGGAGTTCTTTTCCCAACGATATATTTCACTTGGATTGGACCCGCTGTATTTCCTATGCTTGTTGTGCACGAGCAGGTTCTTCATTACCTGGAGAACGGAGCGGACCTTATGCTTCAAG GAGTAATCCGAAAGGAATTGATTCCTTTGTACGAGTTCAATTCTGGTGATGCTGTGACAATTTCGATCCTCACTGATGGCAAAATAATGGGACCCATAGCTGTTGGTATTACACTTATGTCGTCCCGAGAGATGATAGCTAATAAATTTGAG GGTAAAGGCGTTCAAATATTACATATCTTCAGAGATTTACTATG GGAATTTGGATCGCGAACTGCACCACCAGTACATGAAATTATTACAATCTtcaatacagaaaaaaaacctgagccAACCTTAGATGAAGAGTTCCCACCTCTGGGTACATTGTGTGTTAGTGAAAAGGATGTCGATCAAACCAGCGCTATTTTGCATG GGATACAGCAGTCTTCTTCTGTCCAGGATACGACTGACATCCAGGTAGCAGATATCACGAAAGAACAACAGCTAGAGGAATCAACGGATGATTTG CTATATCGCTGCTTCTTGGCTGCCCTGAAGTTCAGACTAGAAAAGCTGCCGATGGATGTTGGCCAG TTTTATTCGCAATGTCTGTTGAAATGCGTACCCGCAACAAGACGGCTGGATATGAAGAAAACGAAGTACAAGAAATTTGGGGTTTTCTTGGAAGAG GTAAATAAGATGGAAGACGGACCTATCCTTCGAATCAGGAAGGAGGGGAAGGGAGCAGATACAATAGAAGAG GTCTACAAATCTCACCCTGCTTTGCGATCATTCACTGTAACTGATGAGATTATCGCGGATGAAGAGGAAGAGACTGGAAAATCCGGACCTAAGATCCATGAATACTACTCT GTGACTGATGCAGTTCTACCGGTATTAAAATGTCGAGGTTTTGCTAAAGGTCAGCTACTGGAAGGCGGAGAGGTCCGAGAAATTGTGACAGACTACGTGAAGAAAGAA GAACTGCACAACGGTAAAATAGTCCGACTTAATCCCATTCTTGCTCAAGTTACGAGGATCAGCGATGAATGTACGGATTGGAATACTCTCATACAGAAAGTACAG AGTAAAATGACAAAGACATTTGTCCTGCGGATGCCAGATGGGCGAGAGCTTATAAGGAAAATCAATATGCCTAAAATAGTTTTCAAG GTGGAAACGAGATCTGGTAACAAGAAGGTGACGCTGATAAACAACCTCGCGGTGTTTGGAATAGAGCCAAAACGTTTTTGCCACCAAATACAg ATTGAAGCGGCTACAAGTGCAACAACAGCTAGCGAAGCAGTGAATTGTGAAGGTCCACAAGTGACAGTGTTAGGAAATCAG GTCACATACCTTGGTGAACTTCTCATGAAGGAATACGGAATCGACAAGAAATACATAGAGGGCCTAGATCTCGGTATAAAGAAGAAACGGAAATAA
- a CDS encoding hypothetical protein (NECATOR_CHRII.G5747.T1), whose protein sequence is MGNQYVKPPREGNSPYTRSGIPPPPILKKSGSDKPSHRINDPMSLELHMADERVRAAGLSPAEREWRMKWVKDQHLHPDEPIVVDAVHRQLNPIRVLYRYPWDWLYMHYLKPTFGVYYGTAIRVTVPKLFMAFVALETIYYYWKYEVKDWQHLRGVETMPLKELIVNEKEIEEKYPGLKAKALVDPAKHGYYTPTFDKRTAYLDVGATQRPW, encoded by the exons ATGGGTAATCAGTATGTGAAACCACCAAGAGAGGGCAATTCGCCATATACTCGATCTGGTATACCACCACCTCCCATTCTTAAGAAGTCCGGTTCTGATAAACCAAGTCATCG CATAAATGATCCAATGTCCCTGGAACTTCACATGGCCGATGAGCGAGTTCGAGCTGCTGGTCTTAGCCCGGCGGAGAGAGAATGGCGAATGAAATGGGTCAAA GATCAGCATCTCCATCCCGATGAACCTATTGTTGTTGACGCTGTCCATCGTCAACTGAATCCTATACGAGTTCTTTATAGGTATCCATGGGACTGGCTTTATATGCACTACCTTAAG CCAACCTTTGGAGTGTACTACGGGACTGCTATCCGTGTAACTGTGCCAAAGTTGTTTATGGCTTTTGTGGCTCTCGAAACGATTTATTACTACTGGAAATATGAAGTGAAG GACTGGCAACATCTTCGTGGTGTTGAAACAATGCCTCTCAAAGAACTGATTGTGAATGAGAAagagatagaagaaaaatacccAGGATTGAAGGCGAAAGCACTTGTGGACCCCGCCAAGCATGGTTATTACAC TCCTACGTTCGACAAGAGAACTGCATACTTGGATGTCGGTGCTACTCAAAGACCTTGGTAG